The following are encoded together in the Montipora capricornis isolate CH-2021 chromosome 5, ASM3666992v2, whole genome shotgun sequence genome:
- the LOC138048618 gene encoding uncharacterized protein — translation MSDGNVKIPTLEDGQQYKFLGVLESLRQEERIVLRCAAREYFRRLSVIWSSPLSDYHRVIASNQFALPAMSYFMWTQHWPITELRQVDRDARQIVTEGGGKHPCGTTSLLYLPHDKGGRGLRSVETEYKETKVKAAVKLYQNRDPAMKMVREFEEKAESKGYQGMTKEAGKYAEEYGLRLQPNHPDPVCVTEEGEIVPGDKLKTRLRELRESRMEGVVEEQKWQGKSITARQEEGDLNSEQCFWWLSEWRTCPTHIIAGMFEIYEQPLPTRLYDIHKTQASPTSVSSCRLCGTAPESMAHVLSACPALAQTKYLARHDAVLKVLFFDIIEDLGLIEASPPWYSPTKPQPVNEGAHAQAYWDVPVYGEYQDLRANRIDARIVNHQEKKGYNDGDELPLGEQSSKENTRKDDEIRATQMG, via the coding sequence ATGTCTGATGGGAATGTAAAGATACCGACGCTCGAAGATGGTCAGCAGTACAAGTTCTTAGGTGTGCTCGAGAGTCTTAGGCAAGAAGAGAGGATAGTTTTGCGATGTGCTGCCAGAGAGTATTTCCGTAGGCTGTCTGTGATCTGGTCTAGCCCCCTCTCGGATTACCATCGCGTGATAGCATCCAATCAATTTGCTTTGCCAGCAATGTCTTACTTCATGTGGACACAGCACTGGccaataacagaattgagaCAGGTTGATAGAGATGCCCGCCAAATTGTAACAGAGGGCGGAGGAAAGCATCCTTGTGGTACAACATCCCTGTTATACCTGCCCCACGATAAGGGAGGGAGAGGCCTGCGTTCCGTTGAGACCGAGTACAAGGAGACGAAGGTTAAAGCCGCAGTCAAGTTGTATCAGAACAGAGATCCGGCCATGAAGATGGTGAGAGAGTTTGAGGAGAAGGCGGAGAGTAAAGGATACCAGGGAATGACGAAGGAAGCGGGAAAGTATGCAGAAGAGTACGGCCTGCGGTTACAGCCTAATCATCCTGACCCAGTATGTGTCACCGAGGAAGGGGAAATTGTACCCGGGGATAAGCTGAAGACTCGTCTAAGAGAACTTCGAGAATCAAGAATGGAGGGGGTAGTTGAAGAACAAAAATGGCAGGGAAAATCGATTACAGCCAGACAAGAAGAAGGAGATCTTAACAGCGAGCAATGCTTCTGGTGGCTCAGTGAATGGCGAACGTGCCCAACACACATTATCGCAGGtatgtttgaaatttatgaaCAGCCCTTACCAACAAGACTGTACGATATCCACAAGACCCAGGCGAGTCCTACTAGTGTGTCTTCCTGCAGGCTGTGCGGTACAGCACCAGAGAGCATGGCTCATGTACTCTCTGCTTGTCCTGCGTTGGCCCAAACAAAGTACCTGGCAAGGCATGACGCAGTTCTGAAGGTCCTGTTTTTTGACATCATAGAAGACCTGGGACTTATTGAAGCGTCGCCACCGTGGTATTCACCAACTAAGCCACAGCCGGTTAATGAGGGAGCGCATGCACAGGCATACTGGGACGTCCCAGTCTACGGAGAGTACCAAGATCTTAGGGCCAACAGAATTGATGCGAGGATAGTAAACCACCAGGAGAAGAAGGGTTATAACGatggagatgagctgcccctgggTGAGCAATCGTCAAAAGAAAACACCAGAAAAGATGATGAAATACGCGCCACTCAGATGGGATGA